The following coding sequences are from one Shumkonia mesophila window:
- the hemW gene encoding radical SAM family heme chaperone HemW, producing the protein MDDTLSLYVHWPFCRSKCPYCDFNSYAVEAIEQERWRASLLREIEYFANETNGRRLASVFFGGGTPSLMAPATAAAVIAAAKRHWPTTDDLEITLEANPTSSEAGHFAGLAEAGVTRLSLGVQSFDNAALAFLGRAHDAAEAKRAIALAAATFERFSFDLIYARPGQTVDAWRRELEEALAFGPEHLSVYQLTIEPGTRFHDDGVGAADEETAAALYEATHEVLAAAGLPAYEISNHARPGAECRHNLAIWRGSNYVGVGPGAHGRLSGPGGTEALRQIHTPGRWLAAVDRQGHGTVERIRLEPRQRADELVMLGLRTTEGINRARFTRHSGLALEDAVDAGALAEMIDGGFLEADGKSLRASPAGRQRLNAVLAHLLA; encoded by the coding sequence ATGGACGACACCCTCTCTCTCTATGTCCACTGGCCGTTCTGCCGGTCGAAATGCCCGTACTGCGACTTCAACAGCTATGCCGTCGAGGCCATCGAGCAGGAGCGTTGGCGGGCGTCCCTGCTGCGCGAAATAGAATATTTTGCTAACGAAACGAATGGCCGTAGGCTGGCCAGCGTCTTCTTCGGCGGCGGCACGCCGTCGCTGATGGCGCCGGCCACGGCGGCGGCCGTCATCGCCGCCGCCAAGCGCCATTGGCCGACCACGGACGATCTGGAAATCACGCTGGAGGCCAACCCGACGTCGAGCGAGGCCGGCCATTTCGCAGGCTTGGCCGAGGCCGGCGTCACCCGCCTGTCGCTGGGCGTGCAGTCCTTCGACAACGCCGCGCTGGCCTTCCTGGGCCGCGCCCACGACGCCGCCGAGGCCAAGCGGGCCATCGCGCTGGCCGCCGCCACCTTCGAGCGGTTCTCCTTCGACCTCATCTATGCCCGGCCCGGCCAGACGGTGGACGCCTGGCGGCGCGAACTCGAGGAGGCCCTGGCCTTCGGCCCCGAGCACCTGTCGGTCTACCAGCTGACCATCGAGCCCGGCACCCGCTTCCATGACGATGGCGTCGGCGCCGCCGACGAAGAAACGGCGGCGGCCCTGTACGAGGCCACCCACGAGGTGCTGGCGGCGGCCGGCCTGCCGGCCTACGAGATTTCCAACCACGCCCGGCCCGGCGCCGAATGCCGGCACAACCTCGCCATCTGGCGGGGCAGCAATTACGTGGGCGTCGGCCCCGGCGCCCACGGCCGGCTCTCCGGCCCCGGCGGCACCGAGGCGCTGCGCCAGATCCACACCCCCGGCCGCTGGCTGGCCGCCGTCGACCGCCAGGGCCACGGCACCGTGGAGCGTATTCGCCTGGAGCCGCGCCAGCGGGCCGACGAACTGGTCATGCTGGGGTTGCGCACTACGGAAGGAATCAACCGGGCCCGCTTCACCCGGCACAGCGGCCTCGCCCTTGAGGATGCCGTCGATGCTGGCGCCTTGGCTGAAATGATCGACGGCGGCTTCCTGGAAGCCGACGGCAAAAGCCTGCGCGCCAGCCCCGCCGGCCGCCAGCGGCTCAATGCGGTGCTGGCCCACCTGTTGGCCTGA
- a CDS encoding penicillin-binding protein activator: MTRLPHVLKRFAAAPCLLALVMVLGACESSRLPPWMQGEIGPPTQAAPQPSAPGARPPVPSLAPLLSPPGIETPGGGAGAEAGAMPGIPSAQAPRVALLLPLSGPQSGLGKSLLNAAQMAIFDFADENFELLVHDTRGTPEGAAQAAETAIGEGAALILGPLLSSSVKAVTPIARTARVPVVAFSSDRLVAGDGIFTMGFYPETEVRRVVEYARTKGLLRFAALVPDNEYGAAVVGALQRTADAGGGLVVRVQYYNPHAQDFAAVVRQLASFESRRQALAQQRAELEKRNDEVAQRALQRLNSLQTIGDLPFDALLVADGGKRLQAIAAHLPFYDIDPARVRMLGTGQWDEPGVGAEPALVGGWFASPTPQARAEFEKQYDDVYGRKPPRLATLAYDATALAAILARSEGGARFDIEALTQPSGFFGRDGIFRLRRDGQAERGLAILQVGRQGFSVVDKAPESFATPMF, encoded by the coding sequence ATGACTCGACTTCCGCATGTGTTGAAACGCTTCGCTGCCGCGCCATGCCTGTTGGCCTTGGTGATGGTGCTGGGTGCCTGCGAGTCTTCCCGATTGCCGCCGTGGATGCAAGGCGAGATCGGCCCGCCCACCCAGGCCGCCCCGCAACCTTCGGCGCCCGGGGCCAGGCCGCCGGTGCCTTCGCTGGCGCCGCTGCTGAGCCCGCCGGGCATCGAGACGCCGGGCGGCGGTGCCGGCGCCGAGGCCGGCGCCATGCCGGGAATTCCGTCGGCGCAGGCGCCGCGCGTCGCGCTGCTGCTGCCGCTCAGCGGGCCGCAATCGGGGCTCGGCAAGAGCCTGCTGAACGCCGCCCAGATGGCGATCTTCGACTTCGCCGACGAAAACTTCGAGCTCTTGGTTCACGACACCAGGGGTACCCCGGAGGGCGCCGCCCAGGCGGCTGAGACGGCCATCGGCGAAGGCGCCGCCCTGATCCTGGGACCCCTGCTGTCCAGTTCGGTCAAGGCGGTGACGCCGATCGCGCGGACGGCGCGCGTGCCGGTGGTGGCGTTCTCCAGCGACCGCCTGGTGGCTGGCGACGGCATCTTCACCATGGGCTTCTATCCCGAAACCGAGGTGCGCCGGGTGGTCGAATACGCCCGCACGAAAGGCCTCCTGCGCTTCGCCGCCCTGGTGCCGGACAACGAATACGGCGCCGCCGTGGTCGGCGCCTTGCAGCGCACCGCCGATGCCGGCGGCGGCCTCGTCGTGCGGGTCCAGTACTACAACCCGCACGCCCAGGATTTCGCCGCCGTGGTCCGCCAGCTGGCCAGCTTCGAATCGCGCCGCCAGGCCCTGGCCCAGCAGCGCGCCGAACTGGAGAAGCGCAACGACGAGGTGGCGCAGCGGGCCCTCCAGCGGCTGAACAGCCTGCAGACCATCGGCGACCTGCCGTTCGACGCCCTGCTGGTGGCCGACGGCGGCAAGCGCCTGCAGGCCATCGCCGCGCACCTGCCGTTCTACGATATCGATCCGGCCCGCGTGCGCATGCTGGGCACCGGCCAGTGGGACGAGCCGGGAGTCGGCGCCGAGCCGGCCCTGGTCGGCGGCTGGTTCGCCTCGCCCACGCCCCAGGCGCGGGCCGAATTCGAGAAGCAGTACGACGACGTCTACGGCCGCAAGCCGCCGCGCCTGGCAACGCTGGCCTACGACGCCACGGCGCTGGCGGCGATCCTGGCCCGCTCCGAGGGCGGCGCCCGCTTCGACATCGAGGCGCTGACCCAGCCCAGCGGCTTCTTCGGGCGCGACGGCATTTTCCGGCTGCGCCGGGACGGCCAGGCCGAACGGGGACTCGCCATCCTGCAGGTCGGACGACAGGGCTTCAGTGTCGTCGACAAGGCGCCGGAAAGCTTCGCGACGCCGATGTTCTGA
- the rsmI gene encoding 16S rRNA (cytidine(1402)-2'-O)-methyltransferase gives MARQRSVSTHAEVESSGGAKSPKIKSARFGEEPSGRTGASKPSVAAPRGLTLVATPIGNAADITLRALAVLAGADIVACEDTRVTGKLLAMHGVSAALTPYHEHNAAKVRPMLIRRLKNGESVALVSDAGTPLVSDPGYRLVRACLEEGIPVTAAPGASSVLTALQLSGLPSDRFLFAGFLPTKAVARRRALAEVAQAPATLVFLESAKRLEAALADMADVLGGREAAVARELTKMFEEVRRGPLAELARHYAEAGPPKGEVTVVVAPPQPEAEASEAAVERLLAEALASQSLRDAVDAVAAATGWPRRRVYARALALTGESG, from the coding sequence ATGGCGCGGCAGCGAAGCGTTTCAACACATGCGGAAGTCGAGTCATCGGGCGGGGCCAAGTCTCCGAAAATAAAAAGCGCACGTTTCGGCGAAGAGCCTAGCGGGCGCACCGGCGCGAGTAAACCGTCCGTTGCGGCGCCGCGCGGACTTACCCTTGTCGCCACCCCGATCGGCAACGCCGCCGACATCACGTTGCGGGCGCTTGCCGTGCTGGCCGGTGCCGACATCGTCGCCTGCGAGGATACCCGGGTGACGGGCAAACTGCTGGCCATGCACGGCGTTTCGGCGGCCCTCACGCCCTATCACGAGCACAACGCCGCCAAGGTCCGCCCGATGCTGATCAGGCGACTCAAAAATGGCGAAAGCGTGGCGCTGGTTTCCGACGCCGGCACGCCGCTGGTGTCCGATCCCGGCTATCGTCTGGTCCGCGCCTGCCTCGAGGAAGGGATTCCGGTGACGGCGGCGCCGGGCGCCTCTTCCGTGCTCACCGCCTTGCAGCTTTCCGGCCTGCCCAGCGACCGTTTCCTGTTCGCCGGCTTCCTGCCGACCAAGGCCGTGGCCCGGCGGCGCGCGCTCGCCGAGGTTGCCCAGGCGCCGGCCACCCTGGTCTTCCTGGAAAGCGCCAAGCGGCTCGAGGCCGCGTTGGCCGACATGGCCGACGTGCTGGGCGGGCGCGAGGCCGCCGTCGCCCGCGAGCTGACCAAGATGTTCGAGGAGGTGCGCCGCGGGCCGCTGGCCGAGCTGGCCCGTCATTATGCCGAGGCGGGACCGCCCAAGGGCGAGGTCACCGTCGTGGTGGCGCCGCCGCAACCCGAGGCGGAAGCCAGCGAAGCGGCCGTCGAGCGCCTTCTTGCCGAGGCCCTGGCCAGCCAGAGCCTGCGCGACGCCGTCGACGCCGTCGCCGCCGCCACCGGCTGGCCGCGCCGTCGGGTCTACGCCCGCGCCCTGGCCCTCACCGGCGAAAGCGGATGA
- a CDS encoding YraN family protein, translated as MRPGAEPAEVDSRRLRAWRYGWLGETLGALVLAAKGYRVLARRWKTAAGEIDIVARRRGVLVFVEVKARRDADSAIAAIGPRQRRRIERAAGAFVGRRPELAGLDWRFDVMLVTPWGLPRHLKNAWRPE; from the coding sequence ATGAGGCCGGGCGCCGAACCGGCGGAGGTCGACAGCCGGCGGTTGCGGGCCTGGCGTTACGGCTGGCTGGGCGAGACGCTCGGCGCTCTTGTGCTTGCCGCCAAGGGCTATCGCGTACTGGCCCGCCGCTGGAAGACGGCCGCCGGCGAAATCGACATCGTCGCCCGCCGCCGCGGCGTGCTGGTCTTCGTCGAGGTCAAGGCCCGCCGGGACGCCGACAGCGCCATCGCCGCCATCGGGCCCCGCCAGCGCCGCCGCATCGAGCGGGCCGCCGGGGCTTTCGTCGGCCGGCGGCCGGAGCTGGCCGGCCTGGACTGGCGCTTCGACGTCATGCTGGTGACGCCGTGGGGCCTGCCCCGCCACCTGAAGAACGCCTGGCGGCCCGAGTGA
- a CDS encoding BON domain-containing protein: MKRSRAVTALRLALMLAAAASLPGCAGVLVGGGAAVGTAAYSDRGVDGAARDMKIGTTIYTRFFDFSQDLAIKIGTEVYDGRVLLTGVAANEQMRADAVRIAWTVGGVKDVLNEIQLTGGSAGDLSRDSWITTQLKSKITFDKEIMAVNYSIETVNQTIYLIGLAQSRAEMDRVMAHARSIEYVKDVVSHVKIKGAS; encoded by the coding sequence ATGAAGCGTTCCCGCGCCGTTACCGCCCTTCGACTTGCCCTCATGTTGGCCGCCGCCGCCAGCCTGCCGGGCTGTGCCGGCGTCCTCGTCGGCGGTGGCGCCGCGGTCGGCACGGCCGCCTATTCGGACCGTGGCGTCGACGGCGCCGCCAGGGACATGAAAATAGGGACCACCATCTACACCCGATTTTTCGACTTCAGCCAGGACCTGGCGATCAAGATCGGCACCGAGGTCTACGACGGGCGGGTGCTGCTGACCGGGGTCGCCGCCAACGAGCAGATGCGGGCCGATGCCGTGCGCATCGCCTGGACCGTCGGCGGCGTCAAGGACGTGCTGAACGAGATCCAGCTGACCGGGGGCAGCGCAGGCGACCTGAGCCGCGATTCGTGGATCACCACCCAGCTCAAGTCCAAGATCACCTTCGACAAGGAGATCATGGCGGTCAACTATTCCATCGAGACGGTCAACCAGACCATCTACCTGATCGGCCTCGCCCAGTCGCGGGCCGAGATGGACCGCGTGATGGCCCACGCGCGCTCCATCGAGTACGTGAAGGACGTGGTCAGCCACGTCAAGATCAAGGGAGCGTCGTGA